TCAGGCACTTCTTCTGAAGAAACAAACAACGGCGCGGAAGCCGCCACCTGCATCGCAAGCTCGTGGCCAAGCTCCTGGAACTCATCTGTTTTCGCCACAAAGTCAGTTTCACAGTTTAACTCCACCATTGAGGCAATCTTGGCATTGGTATGAATATAACAGAAGACCCTTCCATCCTTGGCGCTGCGGCTTGCCTTCTTTGCAGCCTTTGCTATCCCCTTCTCACGAAGATAGTCAATCGCCTTTTCCATATCACCCTTTGTTTCTGCCAAAGCGTGTTTACAATCCATCATACCTGCTCCGGTACGCTCTCTTAGTTCTTTTACTGCAGATGCACTAATCGCTGCCATGCTCAATACGTCCTCCCTTAATTATTCTTCTACTTCTTCAGTATCGTCATAAACTTCGTGGAGCCGCTCTCGCACGGAAATAATGTCTTCATCCGTCACTTCTTCCCCTTCTTCAACGACTTTCTTTACATCAGCATCTTCACCCTGACGGCCTTCGATCATGGCATCTGCCATAAGGCCAGAAATCAATTTAATTGCGCGAATCGCATCGTCGTTACCGGGAATGGGGTAATCTATCATTTCAGGATCACAGTTGGTATCTACAATAGCTATTACGGGGATACCCAACTTCTTCGCTTCAAGAATGGCAATTTCCTCTCTCCGGGGGTCAATGAGGAACAGCGCATCGGGAACATTTTTCATTCCGGCAATTCCACTGAGATATTTCTCAAGTTTAGCCAGCTCTTTTTTAAGAAGGGCAACCTCTTTTTTAGGAAGATTGCTCCAATTATCTTCTGCCGCCATCTTACGAAGTTCTACCATGCGGGTTACACGTTTGCGGATAGTGGAGAAATTCGTTAAAAGGCCGCCAAGCCACCGCTGATTGATAAAGTACTGGCCGCTGCGCTCCGCCTCTTCACGAATAGTATCCTGTGCCTGTCGTTTTGTTCCGACAAAGAGAAGAGAACCATTATTCTGAGCTATCTCACGAACGAAAGCATAGGCTTTTTCAAGGCCCCGAACAGTTTTCTGCAAATCGATAATATAAACGCCATTTCTCTCTGTGAAGATGTATGGTTTCATCTTCGGATTCCAACGTCTCGTCTGGTGACCGAAATGGACGCCACACTCAAGAAGCTGCTTCATACTTACTACTGACATAATAACCCCTCCTACATAATTGGTTTCTTATTCCCTCCACAAACATCCCTTGGAAGTGGAACCTTCGCAGCTCAAAGGCACCCCCACTTCCATCAGTTTATGTGTGTGATATGGGCCAACGGAAAGTATATCACATTTTATGAACGCCCTTCAACTGTTGCAGAAAAAGGGTATACCCTGTATTGTTTGGAGAGTAAAGTTACTAAACAATAGTTTCAAGGAGGATAATCCATGACTAAAAATTCCCTTATCAACAAGCTGGACAACATGTCTCCTACCGGAAAAGCAATGCTCAACAGATTGCGCCGCATAGAAGGCCAATTACGCGGCATTCAGAGAATGATTATCGAAGAAAAACCCTGCTATGAGGTTCTTCTTCAGCTCTCTGCCGCACGCAAGGCCATGCAGAAGGCTTGCATTGAGATATTGAAGAATTACATTAACCAATGCGTCCACGAAGCAAAGGATCCCGACATTGGCAACCTGGAAAAACTCCTCGAGGCTCTCATCGACATAGCTCCTGCCGGCATGGTATTTACAGAAGACCAGGAGCAGGAAAAAGAAGAATAAGCTGCGTATAAAAGCGGTCTTCTCCGGGAGATCCAGCTTCCTGTGGCACCCAAAACGCTCCGCTTACTGCTGCTCCCTCCCGGGCCTGACAGGGTTCACGGTGTTTCGCCGCACAGGGCTGAATCTCCCGGAGAAGACCGCCGAAAGGTATTGTAACAGCCTTTTGAAATGCTGGCAACCTGCAGCCCCTAAAGGTCTGCCTACTTACTAAAACGCCCCATCAGCTCAGTTTTGGCAAGCACATGCCCTTCCATAGTCTCTTCAAGAACATGCAATGGGGCTCCACCCTTTAGATCAAGCTCCTCATCGAGGGCGTAGAGTGTAAAATAATAACGATGCACACCTGATGGCGGTTGGGGTCCATCATACCCTGACTCACCCCAGCTATTCAGCCCCTGTCGTATGCCATCTGATGTTTCGATAGCGCGTCCCAGATCCGACGGAAGGCAGCATCGTTCAGCAGGAATATTATAAACAACCCAGTGTGTCCATGTACCGGCAAGGGCATCGGGGTCTCTGCACACAAGAGCGAAAGTGCGAGTTTCAACTGGTACATCCTCCCAGCACAGGGAGGGAGCGCTGTTATCAAATCCTCGCCCGTGATGTCGGGGAATCATCTCTCCATGATTAAAACTGGAACTTGTAAGTTTCACCTCTTCCTTCCCCCTTTCTATCATAAATATAATTATAGACGAGAGATATGAAAACACCATAATTTAAATTTAAAAGGTATGATTAACTGTATCGCCGTGATAGGACAATTTCTTTACTTACGGAGGTGTAATAGTGATCTCTCAGGAACTAGAAAAAAAAGTGCTTTTTTATCGCCGTGATTTTCACAAATATCCCGAAACAGCTTGGTCTGAGTTCAGGACAGCATCACTTATCGCTGAATATCTTTACAAAATGGGCTATAAAGATCTACTTTTTGGTTCTTCCATCTTCGATTTCACCTCAGTTATGGGAAGACCTGATGAAAACATCATCGACCACCACATAGGGAGAGCCATCCGGCAAGGGGCGATAAAAGAATGGATAGATAAAATGGAACGTCATCCCGGAGTGATGGCGGTTCTGGATACGAAACGATCTGGCCCCACTGTAGCGCTCCGTTTCGATTTAGACGCCGTGGATATTACAGAAACAAAGGATCCGGCCACCGCCCGGTAAAAGAAGGTTTTGCTTCGGTACATGACGGAGCCATGCATGCATGCGGCCATGATGGTCACGCTGCCATGGGACTAGGCATCGCCGAGCTTATTATAGAACATAGCAACTCTCTAACAGGAACATACAAGCTTATCTTTCAGCCTGCGGAAGAAGGGGTGAGAGGGGCTAAGGCCATGGCAGACAAAGGCATTCTAGATGATTGTGACTACTTTATCGCAATACACCTTGGCATGTCCCACCCAACAGGCGAAGTTACTGCTGGAGCGCAAGGTTTTCTCTGCACTACTAAGTTTGACGTTCGCTATACAGGTGTTTCCGCCCATGCCGGCGCCGCTCCTGAAAATGGAAGAAACGCCCTTCTTGCCGCCTGTGCTGCCGCTTTAAACATGCATGCCATAGCACCCCATGGTAAAGGGATAAGCCGTATAAACGTGGGAGTGCTGCAAGCTGGAGAGGGTCGTAACGTCGTTCCTCCCAATGCATTTATGAAAGTGGAAACAAGGGGAGCAACTGAAGAAATAGAAACCTATATGTACAGCAGAGCAAGGGAGATTATCGATGGAGCAGCTAAAATGTACGGTGTTGAAAGTGTCGTCTATGAAACAGGAGCAGCTACGACTGCACGCAGCAGCAATAAAATAGTAGACATCATCGCCAATGAAGCCGTTAAAGTAGATGGAATAACAGAAATAGAAAAAACTGCCGCAGCAGAAGGCAGCGATGACGCTACGTGGATGATGAAACGGGTTCAAAACCTTGGCGGCCAGGCAACCTATATAATAGTGGGATCTAATCTCACCGCCGGACATCATAACGAGTATTTCGACTTCGACGAAAGGTCTCTTTTCATTGGAGTTGACCTTATATTCAAAACCCTTCAGGCCATAGCGAAAAATGGTGCCAGGTCTTGAATTTGTGCATACCCATGTACGTATGCACAAATTCAAGACCTGGCACCACAGATGTTTGCTATAATATTTACTATCACTTCTACTCCTTTTTCAAGGGCAAATACCGGTACGTATTCAAAGCGCCCATGGTAATTATGGCCGCCTGTAAAAAGGTTGGGAGTTAAAAGGCCCCGCTGCGAAAGGCTTGAGCCGTCAGTTCCCCCGCGAACAGGAACCACCGTGGGATTCACGCCCGCTTTTTTCATGGCCTTTTCAGCAATTTCAACAATATACATGGCCCCCCTGATCTTTCCCGCCATATTGTAATATTGGTCGCGCAGAGAACAACCTATAACACGAAAACCATATTTCTGCTGTAGACTAAGAATTGTCTCTTTTACAAAGGCCTTACGCTCTTCAAACCTTTCCACATCATGATCACGAATAATATATTCAAGCTCAGCTTTCTCCACATCCCCCCTGAAAGAGAGGAGATGGTAAAAGCCCTCGTAATTCTCTGTTTCCGCAGGAGTCTCCTTTTGGGGGAACATCGAAACGCATTCAGCCCCTATTAGAGCGGCATTTATCATTTTTCCCTTCGCCGTTCCCGGATGAACGTTTCTGCCATGGATGGTAATGACAGCCTTCGCCCCGTTAAAGGTTTCATAGTTCAACTCCCCCACAGGCCCGCCGTCAACAGTGTATGCGAAATCAGCGCCAAAGGCTTCTATGTCAAGGTACGCGGCCTGGTGCCCAATTTCTTCATCTGGAGTGAAACATATTTTAACAGCCCCGTGTTCTATCTCTGGATGGGCAATAAGATACTCCACTGCCGTCATTATTTGAGCCATTCCCCCCTTATCATCCACACCCAGAAGAGTTGTTCCATCTGTAACGATAAGGTCTTCTCCCTTGTAGCTTTCCAGCTCGGGGAAATCCTTTGGGGACAGCACCACGTTCTGTTCTTCGTTCAACAAGATGTCGCCCCCGTCATAATTGGAGACCACTCTCGCCTTTACATTGGCGCCGGATATTTCAGTTGATGTATCAAGATGGGCTATAAATCCAACAGTCGGTACTTTTTTTTTGGCAGTATTGGCCGGAAGTGTTCCCATGACATAGGCATGGCCATCTACAGAAACATCCATCATCCCCATTGTTTTCATCTCTTCAGCCACGTCATGAGCGAGAAGAAACTGCCCTCCAGAGCTGGGAACAAGGCCAGTCCCTTCCACAGACTGGGTATCAAATGCAGTGTAATGTAAAAAACGTTTAACCACAGAAGACATATGCTCCTTCCCCCTTTTGAATGGTGCCAGGTCCTGAATTTTTGCGTACCCCTATGGGTATGCAAAAATTCAAGACCTGGCACCACATCAGAGTCCTAAGACAAAACGAGCTACATTAAAATAAATTAGTAGTCCGGTAATATCAACTATCGTTGTCAGGGCCGGACTCGCAACAATGGCCGGGTCACACCCCAGGGCTGCCGCTCCCATGGGAAGAGCCGCCCCTATAAGGGTGGATGTTATCACCTGTATGGCCAGAGCAAGGGCTATAGCCAGAGCTATCATTGATAAGGTCATATCTCCCGGAATAGCCAGGCTTCTTGATAAAAACAGAACCTTCCCATAAGAAAGCGCCCCAAGAACGGCCCCCAGCATCAATGATACTTTCAATTCCTTGAATAG
This region of Aminobacterium colombiense DSM 12261 genomic DNA includes:
- the tsf gene encoding translation elongation factor Ts, translated to MAAISASAVKELRERTGAGMMDCKHALAETKGDMEKAIDYLREKGIAKAAKKASRSAKDGRVFCYIHTNAKIASMVELNCETDFVAKTDEFQELGHELAMQVAASAPLFVSSEEVPEDVVEREKEIYRQQALEEGKPANIVDRIAEGKVQKYFETSCLLDQAYIRDGDKKINDLIIEHIAKLGENIKVGRIARFAIGE
- the rpsB gene encoding 30S ribosomal protein S2, with translation MSVVSMKQLLECGVHFGHQTRRWNPKMKPYIFTERNGVYIIDLQKTVRGLEKAYAFVREIAQNNGSLLFVGTKRQAQDTIREEAERSGQYFINQRWLGGLLTNFSTIRKRVTRMVELRKMAAEDNWSNLPKKEVALLKKELAKLEKYLSGIAGMKNVPDALFLIDPRREEIAILEAKKLGIPVIAIVDTNCDPEMIDYPIPGNDDAIRAIKLISGLMADAMIEGRQGEDADVKKVVEEGEEVTDEDIISVRERLHEVYDDTEEVEE
- a CDS encoding metal-sensitive transcriptional regulator; protein product: MTKNSLINKLDNMSPTGKAMLNRLRRIEGQLRGIQRMIIEEKPCYEVLLQLSAARKAMQKACIEILKNYINQCVHEAKDPDIGNLEKLLEALIDIAPAGMVFTEDQEQEKEE
- a CDS encoding YbhB/YbcL family Raf kinase inhibitor-like protein, encoding MKLTSSSFNHGEMIPRHHGRGFDNSAPSLCWEDVPVETRTFALVCRDPDALAGTWTHWVVYNIPAERCCLPSDLGRAIETSDGIRQGLNSWGESGYDGPQPPSGVHRYYFTLYALDEELDLKGGAPLHVLEETMEGHVLAKTELMGRFSK
- a CDS encoding amidohydrolase, translated to MHACGHDGHAAMGLGIAELIIEHSNSLTGTYKLIFQPAEEGVRGAKAMADKGILDDCDYFIAIHLGMSHPTGEVTAGAQGFLCTTKFDVRYTGVSAHAGAAPENGRNALLAACAAALNMHAIAPHGKGISRINVGVLQAGEGRNVVPPNAFMKVETRGATEEIETYMYSRAREIIDGAAKMYGVESVVYETGAATTARSSNKIVDIIANEAVKVDGITEIEKTAAAEGSDDATWMMKRVQNLGGQATYIIVGSNLTAGHHNEYFDFDERSLFIGVDLIFKTLQAIAKNGARS
- the pepT gene encoding peptidase T, translating into MSSVVKRFLHYTAFDTQSVEGTGLVPSSGGQFLLAHDVAEEMKTMGMMDVSVDGHAYVMGTLPANTAKKKVPTVGFIAHLDTSTEISGANVKARVVSNYDGGDILLNEEQNVVLSPKDFPELESYKGEDLIVTDGTTLLGVDDKGGMAQIMTAVEYLIAHPEIEHGAVKICFTPDEEIGHQAAYLDIEAFGADFAYTVDGGPVGELNYETFNGAKAVITIHGRNVHPGTAKGKMINAALIGAECVSMFPQKETPAETENYEGFYHLLSFRGDVEKAELEYIIRDHDVERFEERKAFVKETILSLQQKYGFRVIGCSLRDQYYNMAGKIRGAMYIVEIAEKAMKKAGVNPTVVPVRGGTDGSSLSQRGLLTPNLFTGGHNYHGRFEYVPVFALEKGVEVIVNIIANICGARS